A window from Falco naumanni isolate bFalNau1 chromosome 3, bFalNau1.pat, whole genome shotgun sequence encodes these proteins:
- the ENY2 gene encoding transcription and mRNA export factor ENY2 — MNKDAQMRATINQKLIETGERERLKELLRAKLIECGWKDQLKAHCKDVIKEKGLEHVTVDDLVAEITPKGRALVPDSVKKELLQRIRTFLAQHASL; from the exons ATGAATAAAGACGCCCAGATGAGAGCAACCATTAACCAAAAGCTAATAGAGACAGGAGAGCGAGAACG CCTTAAAGAGTTGCTGAGAGCCAAATTAATTGAATGCGGCTGGAAAGATCAGTTGAAGGCACACTGCAAAG atgtcattaaagaaaaaggattagAGCATGTTACTGTTGACGATTTGGTGGCAGAAATCACTCCAAAAGGCAGAG CCTTGGTACCAGACAGTGTAAAGAAGGAACTTCTGCAAAGAATAAGAACCTTTCTTGCCCAGCATGCCAGTCTTTAA